The following proteins are co-located in the Chryseobacterium daecheongense genome:
- a CDS encoding ABC transporter ATP-binding protein translates to MNSVIVKNLTKSYDDIKAIDEVSFEVKKGELFGLIGPDGAGKTSIFRILTTLLLPDSGTATVEGHDVVNDYQIIRNKVGYMPGKFSLYQDLTVAENLDFFATLFGTTIEENYSLIKDIYEQIKPFNNRRSGKLSGGMKQKLALCCALIHKPEVLFLDEPTTGVDVVSRKEFWEMLGRLKEQNISIVVSTPYMDEARLCDRIALIQGGKIMSVDQPETIVSNFPKSLFAAKGANMYQLLENLRSDQAVESCYAFGEYLHLTMVSDTATEKEVTELAQSYHPDELEIKKITPTIEDSFIRLMREQKEIRETNHGK, encoded by the coding sequence ATGAATTCAGTAATAGTAAAAAACCTGACCAAGTCCTACGACGATATAAAAGCCATTGATGAGGTTTCATTTGAAGTAAAAAAGGGGGAACTCTTTGGGTTAATCGGTCCTGATGGTGCAGGTAAAACCTCTATTTTCAGGATTCTTACCACACTTTTACTTCCTGATAGTGGAACAGCCACTGTGGAAGGACATGATGTGGTAAATGATTACCAGATTATCCGAAATAAAGTAGGCTACATGCCAGGAAAATTCTCACTATATCAGGATCTCACCGTGGCAGAAAACCTGGACTTCTTCGCTACCTTATTTGGAACAACCATAGAGGAAAATTACAGTCTCATTAAAGATATTTATGAGCAGATTAAACCATTCAACAACAGAAGGTCAGGTAAGCTTTCAGGGGGAATGAAGCAAAAACTCGCTTTGTGCTGTGCATTGATCCATAAACCGGAAGTGCTGTTTCTGGATGAGCCAACCACCGGTGTGGATGTGGTTTCAAGAAAAGAATTCTGGGAAATGCTAGGAAGATTAAAGGAGCAGAATATAAGTATCGTTGTTTCTACACCTTATATGGATGAAGCCAGACTTTGTGACCGGATCGCCTTGATACAGGGAGGAAAGATCATGTCTGTAGATCAACCCGAAACAATCGTCTCCAATTTTCCCAAATCCCTTTTTGCAGCTAAAGGTGCCAATATGTATCAATTGTTGGAAAACCTGAGATCTGACCAAGCTGTTGAAAGTTGCTATGCATTCGGAGAATATCTTCATCTTACTATGGTTTCTGATACGGCAACTGAAAAGGAGGTGACAGAACTAGCCCAATCGTATCATCCTGATGAACTTGAGATCAAAAAAATTACCCCCACTATTGAGGATAGTTTTATTCGTCTGATGCG